GAGGTGCCCCATGCGAACGCAACTCGCGCAGGCTGCCCCGCTCGTGCAACTTGCGTGCGGCGGCCAGGTCTTCCCCGTACTCGTGAAAGGCTTGCAGGAATCGGTCCAGGCCGCTGTACCCCTCCTCCAGAAATCCCACCAGCGCCAGCCGCAACGCTGCCCGCTGCACCGCTTCCGGCGCACGCCCCACGCGGATGCCCTTGCGGGACACGTAGGGGTCGTCCGTCAGCAGCCGCGTACAACCGGCCCAGGGATCGGGCGCGGCGTACTCGACCGCCCGCAGCCCGCTCATGGCGATGGCCCCAGCGCACTGCGGGCAGGGTTCCACCGTGGTCAGCACCGTCCAGCCGTAACAGTCCGGGCGTGGTGTGGCCGCCAGATTCAGCAGCGCATTGATCTCCGCGTGCGCGAGGTCGTGGCCGCTGATCACCCCACCTTCCGCCCCACGCGGTTCCCCCAGCCGGTTCCGCCCCCGTGCGATCACTGCCCCGCCCGCATCCACCACCACTGCGCCGATGGGGTACGAGCCGTGGAGGTAAGCTTCCCAGGCCTCGGTGAGGGCGGCGAGCCAGCCCCCAGTGGGTGGTGAGTGGATCGCCTGCTTTTTCCACTGACCACCCACCACTTCCCCCTTCACAGCGCCCCCCGGTGCCGCTCGATCAGTTCATCCAGCGCCTCCCGCAGCAGCGAAGCCTCGGTGCGGCCCAGCGCGCCCGACAGCTTGGCGAGGCGTTCGAG
The window above is part of the Deinococcus metallilatus genome. Proteins encoded here:
- a CDS encoding nucleoside deaminase, which gives rise to MKGEVVGGQWKKQAIHSPPTGGWLAALTEAWEAYLHGSYPIGAVVVDAGGAVIARGRNRLGEPRGAEGGVISGHDLAHAEINALLNLAATPRPDCYGWTVLTTVEPCPQCAGAIAMSGLRAVEYAAPDPWAGCTRLLTDDPYVSRKGIRVGRAPEAVQRAALRLALVGFLEEGYSGLDRFLQAFHEYGEDLAAARKLHERGSLRELRSHGAPLAQALGALDGGGA